From a region of the Arachis ipaensis cultivar K30076 chromosome B09, Araip1.1, whole genome shotgun sequence genome:
- the LOC107615708 gene encoding uncharacterized protein LOC107615708: MPKQKKYKNLLKAAAANSSQDKSVASNASQVKSAAAANSSRDKSTAAANSSRDKSAASNSSRDKSAASNSSRDKSTAVASSSRDKSAASNSSELSSVAPTISEHPSEPKRKRGHESKHYWTVDAIDEYENSTRLHLLVNDVHNLPEGLRIVVNFDRQHAAIGEAAGLWLVRHSRELFENQWNIFFQARFCFKVCDSLAKRFLLQSLGKKWREHRIKLWNEFYDPRLSKTEIINNTPEDIALDQWALFVEYRLKPETQNLCKRNQEIRQKEIIPHTSGAKSIARRRAELTEETEKEVSKVQMWDITHKKIDGSYVNEKVKEIAEKIEAYSSQQAVESTVNSPLDALGVVLGKEHPGRVRGLGMGAVPTVAFKNNTTRISQMNLGSSNDASTSSTCGPNVQKELDTVKAQFQALVCYIAFKIIYNLEGSYMDIYLTK; encoded by the exons ATGCCAAAGCAAAAGAAGTACAAGAATTTACTTAAAGCAGCAGCTGCCAATTCTTCACAAGACAAGTCAGTAGCATCAAATGcatcacaagtcaag TCGGCAGCAGCTGCAAATTCCTCCCGAGACAAGTCGACAGCAGCTGCAAATTCCTCCCGGGACAAGTCAGCAGCTTCAAATTCCTCCCGGGACAAGTCAGCAGCTTCAAATTCCTCCCGAGATAAGTCGACAGCAGTTGCAAGCTCCTCCCGAGACAAGTCGGCAGCTTCAAATTCTTCTGAGCTATCATCAGTTGCTCCAACTATATCTGAGCATCCATCCGAACCTAAACGTAAACGTGGGCATGAATCTAAGCATTACTGGACTGTTGATGCCATAG atGAATATGAAAATAGTACACGCCTTCATTTATTAGTGAATGATGTGCATAATTTGCCAGAAGGTTTGCGCATAGTTGTCAATTTTGATAGACAACACGCAGCAATAGGAGAAGCAGCCGGactctggt TGGTCAGACATTCCAGAGAGCTTTTTGAAAATCAATGGAATATTTTTTTCCAA GCTCGATTTTGCTTCAAAGTATGTGATAGCTTGGCCAAACGATTTCTTCTCCAATCGCTTGGCAAAAAATGGAGGGAACATAGGATAAAGCTTTGGAATGAGTTTTATGATCCGAGGTTGAGTAAAACCGAGATCATAAATAATACACCAGAAGATATTGCTCTTGATCAATGGGCTTTATTCGTAGAATATCGTTTGAAGCCTGAAACTCAG AATCTTTGTAAGAGGAATCAAGAAATTCGGCAAAAAGAAATAATTCCTCATACTTCAGGTGCTAAATCAATTGCAAGAAGAAGGGCTGAATTG ACGGAAGAGACGGAAAAAGAAGTTAGTAAGGTTCAAATGTGGGACATCACTCACAAGAAAATAGATGGAAGTTATGTTAATGAAAAGGTTAAAGAAATAGCG GAGAAGATTGAAGCATATAGCAGTCAACAAGCGGTAGAATCAACCGTTAATTCTCCTCTTGATGCTCTTGGAGTAGTTCTTGGGAAAGAGCACCCTGGTCGTGTTCGAGGTTTAGGCATGGGAGCTGTTCCAACTGTTGCTTTCAAGAACAACACCACAAGAATTAGTCAGATGAACTTAGGTTCTTCAAATGATGCTAGCACATCATCTACTTGTGGTCCCAATGTGCAAAAAGAGCTGGATACTGTTAAAGCGCAGTTTCAAGCATTAGTCTGTTATATTGCTTTTAAGATAATATATAATTTGGAGGGTAGCTACATGGATATTTATTTGACAAAATAG
- the LOC110266471 gene encoding uncharacterized protein LOC110266471 yields MNPDIMNNVHEDLRYLARGPSRYAKRFSTFSINGFSFRTTNRDKGLKTQNSGVFLMSSTPCVASASDADVRNADLSYYGKLEDIIELNYNGQFRVTLFKCKWADTTRERGCRKDNWGFTSVNFSRVIHSGDREEDDPYIEASQARMVYFVNDEVNKDWSVVVHLKPRDSYDMGGNEDDEACENEPWLEQNLDSLFENGDNLSLLRDEVDDKLLDNNIGEDEHMSE; encoded by the coding sequence ATGAACCCAGATATTATGAATAATGTGCATGAGGATTTGAGATACTTAGCAAGGGGTCCATCACGATATGCCAAGAGGTTTTCTACATTTAGTATTAATGGGTTCTCCTTTCGAACTACCAATCGAGACAAAGGGTTAAAGACTCAGAATAGTGGAGTTTTTTTAATGTCTTCAACTCCTTGTGTTGCTAGCGCTAGTGATGCTGATGTTAGGAATGCTGATTTGTCATATTATGGCAAACTAGAAGATATTATAGAACTAAACTACAATGGCCAATTTCGGGTTACTTTATTCAAATGTAAATGGGCTGACACCACCAGAGAACGGGGCTGTAGAAAGGATAATTGGGGTTTTACTTCTGTTAATTTTTCACGAGTAATACACAGTGGTGACCGAGAGGAGGATGATCCATATATTGAAGCCTCACAAGCTCGAATGGTGTATTTTGTCAATGATGAAGTGAATAAAGATTGGAGTGTTGTCGTGCATTTGAAGCCAAGAGATTCATATGATATGGGGGGAAATGAAGATGATGAAGCATGCGAGAATGAGCCATGGTTAGAGCAAAACTTAGATTCTTTATTTGAAAATGGTGATAATCTATCATTGTTAAGAGATGAGGTAGATGATAAACTACTAGATAATAACATTGGAGAAGATGAACACATGTCAGAATAG
- the LOC107615707 gene encoding uncharacterized protein LOC107615707, whose protein sequence is MWTISDFPGLGNLSGWNVHSKYACPTCNFSTDSYRLKHGGKWCFLGHRRFLERGHKFRLSRAKFNGKVELRDPPAVLTGSEILEQLEGINVLFGKELQESKGKRIRRKVVEEDDESGMWRKKSIFFDLPYWESNLLRHNLDVMHIKKNVCDNVLYTLLNETGRSKDNLKARKDLKEMGIRKYLWPDENGRYHPSLFTMSNSMKDIFLHTIKNIRVPDGLSSNISRCVDLKQRKLSGLKSHDCHVLMQQLLPIAIRNVLPDKVTAVLIELSSFFQQLCSKSLSLTELEKLQPRIILTLCHLEMLFPPSFFTIMVHLTCHLVDEAKLGGPVHYRWMYPIERYLGHLKSYVRNKAKSEGSIAEGYVAEEALTFCSRYLEGIETRFNRPPRVDDCPDDNYSTHVDSLFPQMGNSKGAFTVFELLPMEKKQAHRYVVLNCPYVKLFIE, encoded by the exons ATGTGGACAATTAGTGATTTTCCAGGCCTTGGTAACTTATCTGGGTGGAATGTACACAGTAAATATGCTTGTCCTACATGTAACTTCAGCACTGattcatatagattaaagcatgGTGGAAAATGGTGTTTTTTGGGGCATCGCCGTTTCTTAGAAAGGGGTCATAAGTTTAGGCTAAGTCGTGCAAAATTTAATGGAAAAGTTGAGTTGAGGGATCCCCCAGCAGTACTAACAGGATCAGAAATATTGGAACAACTTGAAGGAATCAATGTTTTATTTGGGAAAGAACTACAGGAAAGTAAAGGTAAGAGGATTCGACGAAAAGTtgttgaagaagatgatgaatcggGGATGTGGAGGAAGAAAAGCATATTTTTTGATCTTCCTTATTGGGAGTCTAACTTATTGCGCCATAATCTAGATGTTATGCACATTAAAAAGAATGTTTGCGACAATGTATTATACACTTTGCTCAATGAGACTGGAAGGTCAAAGGATAATCTCAAAGCTCGTAAGGATCTTAAAGAAATGGGTATAAGAAAATATTTATGGCCAGATGAAAATGGGAGATATCATCCATCTTTGTTCACAATGTCAAATTCCATGAAAGATATATTCTTGCATACTATAAAGAATATTAGAGTACCAGATGGTCTCTCGAGTAATATTTCACGGTGTGTTGACCTGAAGCAAAGAAAGCTTTCTGGATTGAAGAGCCATGATTGCCACGTTCTTATGCAGCAACTATTACCCATTGCCATACGTAATGTGCTGCCAGATAAAGTTACTGCAGTGCTAATAGAGTTGTCTTCATTTTTTCAACAGTTGTGCTCTAAAAGCTTAAGTCTTACAGAACTTGAGAAGCTCCAACCTCGAATTATCCTTACCCTTTGTCATTTAGAAATGttgttccctccttctttctttacAATCATGGTTCATTTAACTTGTCATCTAGTTGATGAAGCAAAACTCGGAGGACCAGTACACTATAGGTGGATGTATCCTATTGAGAG GTATTTAGGTCATTTGAAGTCTTATGTACGAAACAAAGCTAAATCAGAAGGTTCTATAGCTGAGGGATACGTGGCTGAAGAAGCTCTTACATTTTGCTCTCGATACTTAGAAGGGATTGAGACAAGATTTAATAGGCCACCACGTGTTGATGATTGTCCGGATGATAATTACAGTACACATGTGGATTCCCTTTTTCCACAAATGGGGAACTCAAAGGGAGCTTTCACAGTATTTGAGTTGTTACCTATGGAAAAAAAACAAGCACATCGATATGTGGTTTTAAATTGTCCATATGTCAAACTGTTCATTGAGTAA
- the LOC110267013 gene encoding uncharacterized protein LOC110267013 — translation MAAAMQATAEALGNHGNNNDEDGPMTLATFLKVRPPTFRGTSNPTDADNWIQAMERALQAQQIPEEQWVEFGTYQLQGEAQYWWQGTRRILQPDGAAIPWEVFRTEFYKKYFPNSARNAKELELMQLKQGQMTVAEYTSKFEELCRFSRICQGAPEDFAEWKCIKYEGGLRSDNLSFVAPIEIRVFSELVNKSRVAEDCVRKAAAEKGSLRMPFQRPSGRNFAPRGRNFKREGFVPQQTQGQGNYRRPNITANQGKRFGKQPQQDLNCQKCGKYHPGVPCRLGLGVCYSCGQLGHIASNCPEKKKYETGRVQQPGRVYTTSTIGAEGSETLIRDAGREPSR, via the exons ATGGCTGCAGCTATGCAGGCAACAGCTGAGGCATTGGGTAATCATGGGAACAATAATGATGAGGACGGTCCTATGACACTTGCTACATTTCTGAAAGTTCGCCCTCCGACTTttaggggaacctcaaatcccactgaCGCAGATAATTGGATTCAAGCTATGGAAAGGGCGTTACAGGCACAACAGATTCCTGAAGAGCAATGGGTTGAATTTGGGACTTATCAGTTGCAAGGTGAagctcagtattggtggcagggaacacgacgtatcctgcagcctgatggtgctgcgattccttgggaggttttccggacagagttctataagaaatactttcctaattcagctagaaatgccaaggaacttgaattaatgcagttaaagcagggacaaatgactgttgctgagtataccagtaaatttgaggagttatgtcGCTTTTCTCGTATCTGTCAAGGTGCACCTGAAGATTTTGCTGAATGGAAGTGTATTAAATATGAGGGAGGTCTTCGGAGCGATAATCTGAGCTTCGTTGCCCCAATAGAGATTAGGGTGTTTtctgaattggtgaataagagtagggtggctgaggATTGTGTGAGGAAGGCGGCAGCAGAGAAAGGGAGTTTGAGGATGCCTTTTCAGAGGCCTTCAGGGAGGAACTTTGCTCCGAGAGGTAGGAATTTCAAGCGTGAAGGCTTTGTTCCGCAGCAGACTCAGGGTCAAGGTAATTATAGAAGGCCGAATATTACTGCTAATCAAGGAAAAAGGTTTGGAAAGCAGCCACAGCAGGATCTGAATTGTCAGAAGTGTGGAAAATATCATCCTGGAGTTCCGTGTAGATTAGGACTTGGGGTGTGCTATTCCTGTGGACAGCTCGGGCATATAGCCAGTAATTGCCCTgagaagaagaagtatgagaCTGGTAGGGTGCAACAGCCGGGGAGAGTATACACTACTTCTACCATtggtgctgagggatctgagacactTATTAGAG atgcaggtcgggagCCATCTCGTTAG
- the LOC107617687 gene encoding Bowman-Birk type proteinase inhibitor A-II, whose protein sequence is MVAKVALLLFLVGLSATVEAVRLDPSLMLSQVINNIGEASSSSDDNVCCNGCLCDRRAPPFFECVCVDTFDHCPASCNSCVCTRSNPPQCRCTDKTQGRCPVTECRS, encoded by the exons ATGGTTGCCAAGGTAGCACTGTTGCTTTTCCTTGTGGGACTTTCAGCCACGGTTGAAGCTGTCCGCCTTGACCCAAGCTTGATGCTCTCACAG GTGATAAACAATATTGGCGAAGCATCATCATCTTCAGACGACAATGTTTGCTGCAATGGCTGTCTTTGCGACCGTAGGGCCCCACCATTTTTCGAGTGTGTTTGTGTTGATACTTTCGATCATTGCCCTGCGTCTTGCAACTCCTGCGTTTGCACAAGGTCTAATCCTCCACAGTGCCGTTGCACCGACAAAACTCAAGGCCGTTGCCCTGTAACAGAATGTCGTTCTTGA